The following are encoded in a window of Salinibacter ruber DSM 13855 genomic DNA:
- a CDS encoding SusC/RagA family TonB-linked outer membrane protein, with amino-acid sequence MFRKLLSVLAGLLLLLPATVLAQDTGTVSGTVIDSTTSQTLPGVNVTVQGLNIGAATGPNGQFEISGVPAGEQVLQASFVGYTRKNIPVEVEAGETTTVNVRLAPQAVGLEDVVVTALGVEREERAVSSSVQQVSGADLDATDNANFVNSLRGKVSGANIRSSSTMGGSSNIVLRGYSSISGDNQPLIVVDGIVVSNRSRQSGGGTVEGNGGFDFGNAASSLNPSNIKSVSVLKGPSAAALYGSRGANGVIQITTKDGSNLDDEIGVSFSSSVSMSQAYEFMDYQNRYGGGAPSSTFSTLDGDFKKPDGDQYVVQYAVDESWGPRLDGRPVRQWYSWDDVNGLEGEATPWEAHPDAIENFMDTGAVFTNNVALSQQTESLNYRLGLTSRNQGSVMPNGSMDRYQVNFNGSVDLSDDLRATTFAKYSYQDVKARSGMGYGFEENPFAAFNTFTQRQLDYGPDSYMRDYQRANGQQRGWNYAGVSGAQGPATQFQYTDNPYVNRYANFQQDDEQRLLGKAEVAYDIVPNLTGTATVTTDFRTHRFSDRRSDISTGAPGSFSEDVIEEQETSSSLRFDYSRSLTDQVDLTSFVAGKVRYETYEQNLGSTQNGLASPNVFTLQNSVGRPAVEETFQESMVYSTYGLVSLGYQDIVFLEGTLRNDWSSTLPADNNSYLYPSISGNLIFTGLDALQDQDILSFGKVRASWARVGQDTDPYRLGVTYPGSTPFQGQALQNVQRSANNPDLKPERTTGIEFGADLRFFNERVNLSTTYYRDVTKDQILAVDVSGASGIESSLINAGEVSNRGLEASLTVTPVLQEDLQWDVTANFNKNVNKVVDLAEGLDTYNLTAGGVIFGPTIQAREGKAYGAMVQPSLRRDASGDVVFQRNGVPQTTNSPQVVGNFQPDWTGGLSTTVSYKGVTLSAVVDGQVGGDVYSLSNKFGTYSGLVESTVADNQRETGVIPEGVVVDDATPNENGNYDVEGTDFGEAVGRIPAASYWKNWFSAGGGDQFIYDATHAKLQELAITYSLPQRWFNDFALRRASVSLTGSNLMFLYKEAPNIDPSVTLGAGNVQGVESAQIPPQRQYTFRVNLSF; translated from the coding sequence ATGTTTCGAAAGCTACTATCTGTGCTTGCAGGTCTGTTGCTGTTGCTCCCGGCAACTGTACTGGCCCAAGACACCGGTACCGTTTCGGGCACCGTCATCGATAGCACCACCTCCCAGACCCTCCCGGGCGTCAACGTGACGGTCCAGGGCCTCAACATTGGGGCCGCGACCGGGCCGAACGGACAGTTCGAAATCTCCGGCGTGCCGGCCGGGGAGCAGGTCCTCCAGGCGTCTTTCGTCGGGTACACCCGGAAGAACATCCCGGTGGAGGTGGAGGCCGGCGAAACGACGACTGTGAACGTGCGCCTGGCGCCTCAGGCAGTCGGCCTTGAGGACGTTGTGGTGACGGCCTTGGGCGTGGAGCGCGAGGAGCGCGCCGTCTCGTCGTCGGTGCAGCAGGTGTCCGGGGCGGACCTCGACGCCACGGACAACGCCAATTTCGTCAACTCCCTGCGCGGGAAGGTGTCCGGGGCGAACATCCGATCATCCAGCACGATGGGCGGGTCCTCGAACATCGTCCTGCGCGGCTACAGCTCGATCAGTGGCGACAACCAGCCGCTCATCGTGGTCGACGGCATTGTGGTCTCCAACCGCTCGCGCCAGAGCGGCGGGGGCACCGTGGAGGGAAACGGTGGGTTTGACTTCGGAAACGCCGCCTCGTCCCTCAACCCGAGCAACATCAAATCGGTCTCGGTCCTGAAGGGCCCGTCGGCCGCGGCGCTGTATGGATCCCGGGGCGCGAACGGGGTGATTCAGATTACCACCAAGGACGGATCGAATCTCGACGATGAGATCGGGGTCTCGTTTTCCTCCAGCGTCAGCATGAGCCAGGCGTACGAGTTCATGGACTACCAGAACAGGTACGGTGGCGGCGCGCCGAGCTCCACGTTCTCGACCCTGGACGGGGACTTCAAGAAGCCGGACGGGGATCAGTACGTCGTGCAGTACGCCGTGGACGAGTCCTGGGGGCCGCGCCTGGACGGGCGCCCGGTCCGGCAGTGGTACAGTTGGGACGACGTGAACGGGCTTGAAGGAGAGGCGACCCCCTGGGAGGCTCACCCGGACGCCATCGAGAACTTTATGGATACGGGGGCAGTGTTTACCAACAACGTCGCCTTGTCGCAGCAGACCGAGTCGCTGAACTACCGGTTGGGGCTCACCAGCCGCAACCAGGGCAGCGTGATGCCGAACGGCTCGATGGACCGCTACCAGGTGAACTTTAACGGGTCGGTCGACCTGAGCGACGACCTCCGGGCGACGACCTTCGCGAAGTATAGCTACCAGGACGTGAAGGCGCGGTCCGGAATGGGCTATGGGTTTGAGGAAAATCCCTTCGCTGCGTTCAACACCTTCACCCAACGACAGCTCGACTACGGGCCGGACAGTTACATGCGCGACTACCAGCGCGCGAACGGCCAGCAGCGCGGTTGGAACTACGCCGGCGTCTCGGGGGCACAGGGACCGGCGACACAGTTCCAGTACACCGACAACCCCTACGTGAACCGGTACGCGAACTTCCAGCAGGACGACGAGCAGCGCCTGCTCGGAAAGGCCGAGGTGGCCTACGACATCGTGCCGAACCTGACCGGAACGGCTACGGTCACCACCGACTTCCGGACGCACCGGTTTAGCGACCGCCGCTCCGACATCTCCACGGGAGCCCCTGGATCCTTCAGCGAGGACGTGATCGAAGAGCAGGAGACAAGCTCCTCGCTCCGGTTTGACTACTCGCGGTCGCTGACGGATCAGGTGGACCTGACCTCCTTCGTGGCCGGGAAAGTGCGGTACGAGACCTACGAGCAAAACCTGGGCTCGACTCAGAACGGTCTTGCTTCACCAAACGTGTTCACGCTCCAGAATTCTGTCGGCCGACCCGCCGTGGAGGAGACGTTCCAGGAAAGCATGGTCTACAGCACGTACGGGCTTGTGAGTCTGGGCTACCAGGACATCGTGTTCCTGGAGGGGACGCTCCGAAACGACTGGTCGTCCACGCTCCCGGCCGACAACAACTCGTACCTGTACCCGTCAATCTCGGGGAATCTGATCTTCACGGGCTTGGATGCGCTTCAGGACCAGGACATCCTGTCGTTCGGAAAGGTGCGGGCAAGTTGGGCCCGCGTCGGGCAGGACACTGATCCGTATCGTCTCGGCGTAACGTACCCGGGCAGTACTCCCTTCCAGGGGCAAGCCCTTCAGAACGTGCAGCGGTCGGCCAACAATCCGGACCTGAAGCCGGAGCGGACGACGGGCATCGAATTCGGTGCGGACCTGCGCTTCTTCAACGAGCGGGTGAACCTGAGCACGACGTACTACCGCGACGTGACGAAGGACCAGATCCTCGCGGTGGATGTCTCGGGCGCCTCCGGCATCGAATCGTCCCTTATCAACGCCGGGGAGGTGTCGAACCGAGGGCTGGAGGCCAGCCTGACGGTGACGCCGGTTCTGCAAGAGGATCTGCAGTGGGACGTGACGGCCAACTTCAACAAAAACGTGAACAAGGTCGTTGACTTGGCCGAGGGGCTGGACACCTACAACCTGACTGCGGGAGGAGTGATCTTCGGGCCCACGATTCAGGCCCGAGAAGGAAAGGCCTACGGGGCGATGGTGCAGCCGTCCCTGCGCCGCGACGCGAGCGGCGACGTGGTCTTCCAGCGAAACGGCGTTCCACAGACGACGAACAGTCCGCAGGTCGTGGGGAACTTCCAGCCGGACTGGACCGGGGGGCTGTCGACCACGGTGTCCTACAAGGGCGTCACGCTCAGTGCCGTCGTCGACGGGCAGGTGGGCGGAGACGTCTACTCCCTCTCCAACAAGTTCGGGACCTACAGTGGGCTTGTGGAGTCGACGGTCGCCGACAATCAGCGTGAAACCGGGGTCATCCCGGAAGGCGTTGTGGTGGATGATGCCACCCCAAACGAAAATGGCAACTACGATGTCGAGGGCACAGACTTCGGCGAGGCCGTGGGGCGCATTCCGGCGGCGAGTTACTGGAAGAACTGGTTCTCCGCGGGCGGAGGCGATCAGTTCATCTACGACGCGACGCACGCCAAGCTGCAGGAGCTGGCGATCACCTATAGCCTCCCGCAGCGCTGGTTTAACGACTTTGCCCTCCGGCGGGCCAGTGTGTCCCTTACTGGCAGCAACCTGATGTTCCTCTACAAAGAGGCCCCCAACATCGACCCTTCGGTCACGCTCGGGGCCGGGAATGTTCAGGGTGTCGAGTCGGCCCAGATTCCGCCTCAGCGCCAGTATACCTTCCGCGTGAACCTGAGCTTCTAA
- a CDS encoding MGMT family protein, with amino-acid sequence MGSINPPSSFYDSVWRVVAQIPVGRVTTYGDIAAHLGRRGAARIVGWALKDAVGGDLPCHRVVNRNGVLTGRRHFETPHVMAERLRSEGVTFVAEDQVDLDAHRWRPGKR; translated from the coding sequence ATGGGGAGTATCAACCCGCCGTCTTCGTTCTATGATTCCGTCTGGCGTGTCGTCGCGCAGATTCCGGTGGGCCGCGTCACCACCTACGGCGACATCGCCGCGCACCTGGGGCGGCGGGGGGCGGCCCGGATCGTGGGCTGGGCGCTGAAGGACGCGGTGGGGGGCGACCTGCCCTGCCACCGCGTGGTGAACCGCAACGGGGTGTTGACGGGCCGGCGCCACTTCGAAACGCCCCATGTGATGGCGGAGCGGCTGCGCAGCGAAGGGGTCACGTTCGTGGCCGAAGACCAGGTGGACCTCGACGCGCACCGCTGGCGGCCCGGGAAGAGGTAG
- a CDS encoding RagB/SusD family nutrient uptake outer membrane protein, with protein MHDFFLKRFIGVLSVAILAFGLSACDQADLDEAQPTNSISLQQTIESKAGFEGLVTSMYDRLQSFGLYGQQYMLVPDALADNVKLRPGATSNRYPGFVSNGRFEHLGGYGAYFSTINEANNIIEDIGSLSLDRDPSVAQDIRDRIRGEALFLRGMAYFDLARVYGYTPGQEVGGFSLGVPLRTEPTRSPGAADEKPRAPNTAVFSRAAADIRSSGYLLEGNSNAKSPPQRATAAAAFGLLSRVELYRQNWEKADSAATAALGLTSAEVVDATSTSFQDAWEASSYPGSVFELSMTTGTDGDATNSNQALQSLTDGGRSDGTGAFAYEVLPSDDVKSIFTSDDARTDLFAPDSLGNTYLEKYTGTIGNFTDRIPLLRVAELYLNRAEARYHQGEPDEARSDLNYIRVRRGLSPLTGITGQSLLDSILEERRREFLFEGKRFFTLKRYGMDIPKPQRTDTVLEYSGDRESFKILAPIPTGEVQSNTAIEQNPGY; from the coding sequence ATGCACGATTTCTTTCTTAAACGCTTCATAGGGGTATTGTCAGTAGCGATACTGGCTTTTGGCTTGTCCGCCTGCGATCAGGCGGATCTCGACGAAGCCCAGCCGACCAACAGTATTTCTTTGCAGCAGACTATAGAGTCGAAAGCTGGGTTTGAGGGACTTGTCACCAGCATGTATGACCGTCTTCAGAGCTTCGGTCTGTACGGTCAGCAGTATATGCTCGTCCCGGATGCGCTGGCAGACAATGTGAAGCTCCGACCTGGAGCCACCTCGAATCGGTATCCCGGATTTGTATCAAACGGACGGTTTGAGCACCTTGGGGGGTACGGAGCGTACTTCTCGACGATTAATGAGGCCAACAACATCATTGAGGATATTGGAAGCCTCTCTCTTGATCGTGATCCGTCAGTCGCGCAAGACATTCGGGATCGGATCCGAGGTGAAGCCTTGTTCCTCCGTGGAATGGCGTACTTCGACCTCGCCCGCGTTTACGGCTATACACCAGGGCAGGAGGTAGGCGGCTTTTCTCTCGGGGTTCCTCTTCGAACGGAACCGACCCGCTCACCGGGCGCTGCTGACGAAAAGCCTCGTGCTCCAAACACTGCGGTTTTCTCAAGGGCTGCCGCGGACATTCGTTCTTCGGGGTATCTTCTGGAAGGAAATTCAAATGCGAAATCTCCCCCGCAGCGAGCCACTGCTGCCGCCGCGTTCGGTCTGCTCTCCCGTGTGGAATTGTATCGACAGAATTGGGAGAAGGCCGACTCAGCTGCTACTGCGGCTCTTGGTCTCACTAGCGCCGAAGTTGTGGATGCAACAAGCACTAGCTTTCAGGATGCATGGGAGGCGTCCTCCTATCCGGGGTCTGTATTTGAGCTGTCCATGACGACGGGAACCGACGGAGATGCCACGAACTCCAACCAGGCCCTTCAATCGCTCACGGATGGAGGACGCAGTGATGGCACGGGTGCTTTCGCCTATGAAGTACTGCCGTCAGACGACGTGAAGTCAATCTTCACATCGGACGATGCGCGAACCGATCTGTTTGCACCCGATAGTCTTGGAAATACATATCTTGAAAAGTACACCGGTACAATTGGGAACTTCACCGACCGGATTCCTCTCTTGAGGGTCGCAGAATTGTATTTGAACCGTGCGGAGGCCCGATATCATCAAGGCGAGCCGGATGAAGCAAGGTCGGATCTAAACTACATTCGCGTCCGACGGGGACTGAGTCCACTCACTGGAATCACAGGCCAATCATTGCTTGATTCTATCCTTGAAGAGCGCCGCCGTGAGTTTCTCTTTGAAGGAAAACGGTTCTTTACCCTCAAGCGATACGGAATGGATATCCCGAAGCCACAGAGGACCGATACTGTCCTTGAGTACAGCGGTGACCGTGAGTCATTCAAGATCCTTGCTCCGATCCCGACTGGAGAGGTGCAGTCCAACACGGCCATTGAGCAAAACCCAGGCTATTAG
- a CDS encoding SusC/RagA family TonB-linked outer membrane protein: MKRLIPSVVFGLALLLLPGLAWAQQGTVTGTVTEAETGNPLPGATVQIVDEGSGAASDAEGQYRIAGVPTGEQTLRVSFVGYQAQERTVNVPEGGTVRVNFQLQTGEAQLEEVTVSAYRPETDRVATGADATVSGESIETADLTSAEGALQGRASGVRVTSLGGQPGSGFSIQVRGALSVNAGSDPLYIVDGVQINKENNLDLANGNPLSTINPGNIESIQVLKDAAAASIYGAQAANGVVVIETKEGRSGDTQINFSTKLGSVSNIEPYGVMDSEQYLNFRAEALDNASRENFGLPASVAFGSDPQTIVNGAFGPDSINTDWTDQVFREGFTQSYNLSLRGGSDDTQFYISGNFTRDEGQVIDSNFRRGGLRLNLNHQPADFLNLSAKTNLSTTRYQGTISDGAFINSPFWAAYNIPPTSPVYTTPGDPSTALNLTPNSTFSYNPVAQEKFNTRESSANTITSNVTANWDLPAEFAARTYAGVQYVDTKEFDYGDPRLPPNAGFGGEGFNSTQRDITFNVSQTLSYENTFASVNTISALAGAEIKRNREQFTSGSGEGFPNELFRTLASAANPTDVSSFSTQYRQISYFGNATYTFDNTYQIGGTLRRDANSRFGVDNQSGIFGTVSGFWRISNESFLEDTDVISNLKLRASYGVTGNSDIDNFQSRQQFSGSGEYNGTPGIRPTALGNPSLTWEEKVSTNVGLDYGFFGGRITGSVDVFRDDREELLLFRDLSLDSGFGSYLDNVGEIRVEGLDFSVSTINLNDWNGLTWETNFNISFQRTEVRSLLPGDDEVTSGGDVYRVGEPAAQLRYTRYAGANPANGRPMYLDANGDLTYVGNDTNNEKLIGNLQPDFYGGFGNTISYKGLQVSAFFQYDYGRKTLNNDRFFADVGYFPYNKAERLVENRWKEPGDVTESPAAFGSLLASGLDTYADGTDPGIFTTRFVENASYIRLKEVKVSYTLPKSLTETVGSLRNVTVFVQGSNLATWTNYTGPDPELVGTGLGNYPQARTLTAGLDLGL, encoded by the coding sequence ATGAAGCGACTGATACCAAGCGTTGTTTTCGGACTCGCCCTTCTGCTCCTTCCGGGGCTGGCGTGGGCCCAGCAGGGAACCGTGACCGGCACGGTGACGGAGGCGGAGACCGGCAACCCGTTGCCGGGGGCTACCGTTCAAATTGTGGACGAGGGGAGTGGTGCGGCCTCCGACGCCGAGGGCCAGTACCGCATTGCCGGAGTCCCCACGGGCGAACAAACCCTCCGAGTATCATTTGTCGGATACCAAGCACAGGAGCGAACCGTCAATGTACCGGAAGGGGGCACGGTTCGGGTAAATTTCCAGCTTCAAACGGGTGAGGCCCAGCTGGAAGAGGTGACTGTCTCGGCCTATCGACCAGAAACAGATAGGGTGGCGACGGGGGCTGATGCTACAGTCAGCGGTGAAAGCATCGAGACGGCTGATTTGACGAGTGCGGAGGGGGCACTTCAGGGGCGCGCTTCTGGCGTTCGGGTAACCAGCCTCGGTGGGCAGCCGGGATCCGGATTCAGCATTCAGGTGCGAGGAGCACTCTCGGTTAACGCAGGAAGCGATCCACTCTACATCGTTGATGGCGTGCAAATCAATAAGGAAAACAACCTGGATTTGGCTAATGGAAACCCCCTTTCTACAATCAACCCGGGCAACATTGAGTCGATCCAGGTTCTCAAGGACGCGGCTGCTGCATCGATTTACGGTGCGCAGGCTGCTAACGGAGTAGTCGTCATTGAGACGAAGGAGGGAAGGTCCGGCGATACACAGATTAATTTCAGTACCAAGCTTGGAAGTGTAAGCAACATCGAGCCGTATGGGGTGATGGACTCCGAGCAGTACTTAAACTTTCGGGCTGAGGCGCTTGATAATGCCTCACGTGAAAATTTTGGACTCCCTGCCTCCGTGGCTTTCGGTAGTGATCCGCAGACTATCGTTAACGGCGCCTTCGGACCCGACAGCATTAACACCGACTGGACGGACCAGGTCTTCCGGGAAGGTTTCACTCAATCATATAACCTCTCTCTGCGTGGAGGCAGTGACGACACACAGTTTTACATCTCTGGGAACTTCACCAGAGATGAGGGGCAGGTCATTGACTCGAATTTTCGCCGGGGGGGACTCCGCCTGAATTTGAATCACCAGCCGGCGGACTTCTTGAATCTTTCCGCTAAAACGAACCTGTCGACAACCCGATATCAAGGAACGATCTCGGACGGTGCGTTCATCAACAGTCCGTTCTGGGCGGCCTACAACATTCCTCCGACATCTCCAGTCTACACCACCCCAGGGGATCCGAGCACTGCCTTAAACCTAACGCCGAACTCGACATTTAGCTACAATCCAGTAGCCCAAGAGAAATTTAATACCCGAGAGTCCTCGGCGAATACCATTACCTCGAATGTAACAGCCAACTGGGATCTCCCTGCTGAATTTGCAGCACGGACGTACGCCGGAGTTCAGTACGTCGATACGAAAGAATTTGATTACGGGGACCCACGACTTCCGCCGAACGCTGGCTTTGGAGGTGAGGGTTTTAACAGTACACAGCGAGACATCACCTTCAACGTCTCACAGACGCTTAGCTACGAAAATACATTTGCGAGTGTGAACACCATATCCGCACTGGCAGGAGCTGAGATAAAGCGGAATCGTGAGCAGTTTACTTCGGGGAGCGGCGAGGGCTTTCCCAACGAGCTTTTCCGGACGCTTGCCTCGGCGGCCAATCCGACGGATGTGTCCAGTTTCTCAACTCAGTACCGTCAGATCAGCTACTTTGGGAACGCCACATACACCTTCGATAATACTTATCAGATCGGAGGGACGCTGCGCCGAGACGCTAACTCCCGCTTTGGAGTTGATAATCAGTCTGGGATTTTTGGAACTGTGAGTGGGTTCTGGCGCATTTCCAATGAGTCTTTTCTCGAAGATACCGACGTGATCTCGAACCTGAAGCTGCGTGCCAGCTACGGAGTTACAGGAAATAGTGACATCGACAACTTCCAATCACGTCAGCAATTCAGCGGGTCAGGCGAGTACAACGGAACGCCCGGAATCCGCCCCACTGCGCTAGGAAACCCTTCGTTGACGTGGGAGGAGAAGGTTTCTACAAACGTCGGGCTTGACTACGGCTTCTTCGGGGGACGAATCACTGGTTCAGTTGATGTCTTCCGCGATGATCGGGAAGAGCTCCTTCTCTTCCGTGATCTATCGCTGGACAGTGGTTTCGGAAGCTACCTTGACAATGTTGGAGAAATCCGTGTCGAGGGGCTTGACTTCTCCGTGTCAACCATCAACCTGAACGACTGGAACGGCCTTACCTGGGAGACCAACTTCAATATCTCGTTCCAGCGCACGGAGGTTCGAAGTCTCTTGCCGGGCGACGACGAGGTTACATCTGGAGGAGACGTGTATCGCGTGGGAGAACCGGCCGCGCAGTTGCGATACACACGCTACGCAGGGGCAAACCCGGCGAATGGTCGGCCCATGTACCTGGATGCGAACGGCGATCTGACATACGTGGGGAATGATACCAATAACGAGAAGCTGATTGGGAACCTGCAGCCAGATTTCTATGGGGGGTTCGGCAACACGATCTCCTACAAGGGACTCCAGGTTTCTGCGTTCTTCCAGTACGACTACGGTCGAAAAACCCTCAACAACGACCGGTTTTTTGCGGACGTGGGCTACTTCCCGTACAACAAGGCAGAGCGTCTCGTTGAAAACCGGTGGAAAGAGCCGGGAGACGTGACGGAGAGTCCAGCAGCGTTTGGCTCCCTTCTGGCGAGTGGGTTGGACACATATGCCGATGGAACTGATCCTGGCATCTTCACCACGCGATTTGTGGAGAACGCGTCCTACATCCGTCTGAAGGAGGTGAAGGTGAGTTACACCCTGCCGAAGTCACTAACCGAGACGGTCGGATCTCTCCGAAATGTCACGGTCTTCGTGCAGGGGTCGAACCTCGCGACCTGGACCAACTACACCGGTCCGGACCCGGAGCTGGTCGGCACAGGATTGGGGAACTACCCACAGGCTCGTACACTGACTGCTGGTCTCGATCTCGGTCTCTGA
- a CDS encoding MGMT family protein: MQAHSDSDESFFERAWAVVAQIPVGRVTTYGDIAAHLGRRGAARIVGWALKDAVGGDLPCHRVVNRNGVLTGRRHFETPHVMAERLRSEGVTFVAEDQVDLDAHRWRPGEAE, from the coding sequence TTCGGACGAGTCGTTTTTCGAGCGGGCCTGGGCCGTCGTCGCGCAGATTCCGGTGGGCCGCGTCACCACCTACGGCGACATCGCCGCGCACCTGGGGCGGCGGGGGGCGGCCCGGATCGTGGGCTGGGCGCTGAAGGACGCGGTGGGGGGCGACCTGCCCTGCCACCGCGTGGTGAACCGCAACGGGGTGTTGACGGGCCGGCGCCACTTCGAAACGCCCCATGTGATGGCGGAGCGGCTGCGCAGCGAAGGGGTCACGTTCGTGGCCGAAGACCAGGTGGACCTCGATGCGCACCGCTGGCGGCCGGGGGAGGCGGAGTAG